A genomic window from Xyrauchen texanus isolate HMW12.3.18 chromosome 31, RBS_HiC_50CHRs, whole genome shotgun sequence includes:
- the LOC127624814 gene encoding prolactin receptor-like, protein MNKRTEVCKPLGMMGDSGAVLILTFIATLLSQAAGVSPPGRPRVTSCRSPEKETFTCWWEPGYDGDLHTTYALYYRLENSETVYECPDYKTAGDNSCFFSKNETSLWVNYNITVVATNALGKNISDPVEVDVVYIVQPNTPENVTAVVVHGDQGPFVTVSWEKPRTADTRSGWITLVYQLRVKQEKDKEWEEYDAGLQKYYNVFSLHPGKDYMVQVRCKPDHGFWSEWTQTTYVKMPDYIARERSLLIMVTIFSVFIILVLTWTLNLKRKSVKLCLLPPVPGPKIKGFDKQLLKSGKSEEVFNALVIQGFPPTTDYDNLLVEYLEVYDNEEQELVLDGKDLLEDLKSKSPSDSDSGRGSCDSRTLLLEKCIEGRELASADQQQYSQHGETSWPSSESSESQGSKLSSPESVDKCVKMWPVVFSSPQPQPHQHFQVRAAKPAYNSVPEILSISTPHATPSNYHQLQHQGIPPQESHFSKAPCRHSQSYNQFNEHKLETQAISIPPSRSLEYVEVQRVNPENMLLLRPLSNHNREHDNSDCTREDYSNVKEVTSNNMLLLQRDVSPQCLDDYCQDSPNQCQTQQQQQQLHPCKSAIHQSYSLMPQEGIRLMGNGYVDTTVLMPSY, encoded by the exons AACTGAAGTTTGCAAGCCATTAGGCATGATGGGAGACTCTGGAGCCGTGTTGATTTTGACCTTTATTGCCACTTTACTATCACAAGCAGCAG GTGTCAGTCCCCCAGGTAGGCCCAGAGTCACAAGCTGTCGCTCTCCAGAGAAGGAGACGTTCACATGCTGGTGGGAGCCGGGATATGATGGGGACTTGCACACCACCTACGCCCTCTACTACCGCCTAGAAAA CTCTGAGACGGTCTATGAGTGCCCAGACTATAAAACCGCAGGAGACAACTCTTGTTTCTTCAGCAAAAATGAGACGTCACTGTGGGTTAACTACAACATCACTGTGGTGGCCACCAATGCCCTGGGGAAAAACATTTCTGACCCCGTGGAGGTTGACGTGGTCTATATAG TTCAACCCAACACTCCAGAGAATGTCACAGCTGTAGTGGTTCATGGGGACCAGGGTCCATTCGTGACCGTGTCCTGGGAGAAACCCCGAACTGCAGACACCCGTTCAGGGTGGATCACGCTAGTTTATCAACTACGAGTTAAACAAGAAAAAGATAAAGAATGGGAG GAGTATGATGCCGGACTGCAGAAGTATTATAACGTGTTCAGTCTTCACCCTGGTAAAGACTACATGGTACAGGTGCGATGCAAACCAGATCATGGGTTTTGGAGTGAGTGGACTCAAACCACCTACGTCAAAATGCCTGACT ataTAGCCAGAGAGCGCTCACTGTTGATCATGGTCACCATTTTCTCTGTCTTCATCATCCTTGTCCTCACTTGGACACTGAACTTGAAGAGAAAGAG TGTGAAGCTATGTTTGCTGCCTCCTGTGCCTGGACCAAAAATCAAAGGATTCGACAAACAGCTACTAAAG AGCGGGAAGTCAGAGGAAGTTTTCAATGCTCTGGTCATACAGGGTTTCCCTCCAACCACCGATTATGACAACTTGTTGGTGGAGTATCTTGAGGTGTACGACAATGAGGAACAGGAGTTGGTGCTGGATGGAAAAGACTTATTAGAAGACCTGAAGTCCAAAAGTCCTTCGGACAGCGACTCCGGCCGGGGCAGCTGTGACAGTCGCACATTGCTATTGGAGAAATGCATTGAGGGACGGGAATTAGCCAGCGCTGACCAGCAGCAGTACAGCCAGCATGGAGAAACTAGCTGGCCGTCTTCAGAAAGCAGTGAAAGCCAGGGTTCCAAACTTAGTTCTCCAGAATCAGTCGATAAATGCGTCAAGATGTGGCCTGTCGTGTTCTCCTCTCCTCAACCACAACCTCACCAGCACTTCCAAGTAAGAGCAGCCAAACCAGCCTACAACAGCGTCCCGGAGATTCTCAGCATCTCTACACCGCATGCAACACCAAGCAACTACCACCAGCTTCAACATCAAGGCATCCCACCACAAGAAAGCCATTTCAGCAAGGCACCCTGCCGACATTCCCAAAGTTACAACCAGTTCAATGAGCACAAGTTGGAAACTCAGGCTATTAGCATACCGCCATCACGTTCCTTGGAATACGTTGAGGTACAGAGGGTCAACCCGGAAAACATGCTCCTCCTAAGGCCCCTTTCCAACCACAACCGTGAACATGACAATTCTGATTGCACTAGGGAGGACTACAGCAATGTCAAAGAGGTTACATCAAACAATATGCTATTACTGCAGAGAGACGTGTCTCCTCAGTGCCTGGACGATTACTGTCAGGACTCGCCCAATCAATGCCaaacccaacaacaacaacaacagcttcaCCCATGCAAATCTGCCATCCACCAATCATACAGTTTGATGCCACAGGAAGGCATTAGGTTGATGGGAAATGGTTATGTGGACACAACAGTCTTGATGCCGTCCTACTAG